From one Triticum urartu cultivar G1812 chromosome 3, Tu2.1, whole genome shotgun sequence genomic stretch:
- the LOC125548102 gene encoding subtilisin-like protease SBT3.9: protein MDSRIAFSCCALLLVTLLPLSANASSKLYIVYMGEKKHDDPSAVTASHHDILTSVLGSKDESLKSIVYSYKHGFSGFAAMLTKTQARTLAKFPEVISVKPNTYHKAHTTRSWDFLGLGHNKSPQQTDLLRKANYGEDIIIGVIDSGIWPESRSFDDNGYGPVQARWKGICQTGTAFNATSCNRKIIGARWYSEGINAMHLKGEYMSPRDFSGHGTHVASTIAGGEVQGVSYAGLATGMARGGAPRARLAIYKVLWGPNTAASDASILAAIDDAIHDGVDVLSLSLGGGAGHEFPGTLHAVLRGISVIFSAGNDGPAPQTVTNVVPWVMTVAASTMDRAFPTFISLGNKEKLVGQSLYYNSTLNSDDFKELVHAGSCTEEWLASSNVTGKIVLCYAPREAPSVLPRVELPRTINRTVSAGAKGLIFAQYNMNSLDSLTACKAGMPCVVVDYEIAQKIASYWENTENPIVKVSPTMTVVGDGVLSPRVASFSSRGPSPLYPGILKPDITAPGVSILAAVRGSYVLFSGTSMACPHVSAVTALLKSIHPDWSPAMIKSAIVTTASVTDGFGAPIEAETVPRKVADPFDFGGGHIDPDRASDPGLVYNMDAREYNKFFNCTIGLLHGCESYQLNLNLPSIAIPDLKDHVTVQRTITNVGAVGTTYHAVLEAPAGVVMSVEPSMITFAKGSSTSMTFRVSFTTRRRVQGGFTFGSLTWSDGNTHSVRIPVAVRTVIQDFVADTS, encoded by the exons ATGGATTCGAGGATAGCTTTCTCTTGCTGCGCTCTGCTACTGGTCACACTGTTGCCTCTTTCGGCAAATGCGTCGAGCAAA CTCTACATAGTGTacatgggggagaagaaacatgaTGATCCATCTGCTGTCACCGCGTCACACCATGACATACTAACCTCCGTGCTTGGGAG CAAAGATGAATCCTTGAAGTCGATAGTTTACAGTTACAAACACGGATTCTCTGGGTTTGCGGCAATGCTCACCAAAACCCAAGCTAGGACGTTGGCAA AATTTCCTGAAGTTATAAGTGTGAAGCCTAACACTTACCACAAGGCGCACACAACTCGAAGCTGGGACTTCCTTGGCCTTGGACACAACAAATCACCACAACAAACTGACCTCCTCCGAAAAGCGAACTACGGTGAAGATATCATCATCGGGGTGATCGATTCAG GCATATGGCCTGAATCACGAAGCTTTGATGACAACGGATACGGCCCTGTGCAGGCACGGTGGAAAGGCATATGCCAGACCGGAACAGCGTTCAATGCAACGAGTTGCAATAGAAAGATCATCGGCGCACGGTGGTACTCCGAGGGAATTAATGCCATGCACCTCAAGGGTGAGTACATGTCACCTCGGGATTTCAGCGGCCATGGCACTCATGTTGCCTCGACGATTGCCGGAGGAGAAGTGCAGGGTGTGAGCTATGCCGGCCTAGCCACCGGCATGGCACGTGGCGGGGCACCACGTGCACGGCTAGCAATTTACAAGGTGTTATGGGGCCCGAACACAGCAGCCAGTGACGCGAGCATCCTCGCAGCCATTGACGATGCCATACACGATGGTGTAGATGTCTTATCGCTCTCACTAGGAGGGGGTGCCGGTCATGAGTTCCCTGGGACACTTCATGCTGTCTTGAGAGGGATCTCAGTTATCTTCTCTGCCGGGAATGATGGCCCGGCACCACAAACGGTGACGAATGTCGTGCCATGGGTCATGACAGTGGCCGCTAGCACGATGGACCGGGCCTTCCCAACCTTCATATCTCTCGGAAACAAAGAAAAGCTTGTG GGACAATCTCTTTACTACAACTCTACTCTGAACAGCGACGACTTTAAGGAGCTTGTTCATGCGGGAAG CTGCACGGAGGAGTGGTTAGCGTCAAGCAATGTGACCGGCAAGATCGTGTTGTGCTACGCACCGAGGGAGGCTCCGAGCGTGTTGCCTCGGGTAGAGCTACCCCGCACCATCAACCGTACCGTGAGTGCCGGAGCCAAGGGCCTCATCTTCGCGCAATACAACATGAACAGCTTGGACTCCCTAACGGCGTGCAAGGCCGGCATGCCATGCGTTGTGGTAGACTACGAAATCGCACAGAAAATTGCATCTTACTGGGAGAACACAGA GAATCCCATTGTGAAGGTGTCACCTACCATGACTGTTGTCGGAGACGGGGTGCTATCGCCGAGGGTTGCTTCATTCTCCTCCAGAGGTCCGAGCCCCCTATATCCAGGCATACTCAAG CCCGACATAACTGCGCCAGGTGTCAGCATCTTAGCAGCTGTTCGTGGCTCCTATGTGTTATTTTCTGGTACATCCATGGCATGTCCACATGTCTCTGCGGTGACCGCATTGCTTAAGTCGATTCACCCTGATTGGTCACCTGCTATGATCAAGTCTGcaattgtcaccacag CATCAGTGACCGATGGTTTTGGTGCGCCAATCGAAGCAGAGACGGTCCCGAGGAAGGTGGCTGATCCTTTCGACTTTGGTGGTGGCCACATAGACCCAGACAGAGCCAGTGACCCTGGCTTGGTCTACAACATGGATGCAAGAGAGTACAACAAGTTTTTTAACTGCACCATAGGATTGTTACATGGTTGCGAATCCTACCAACTCAATCTCAATCTCCCGTCGATCGCTATTCCGGACCTCAAGGACCATGTCACGGTTCAACGCACTATCACAAATGTGGGGGCGGTCGGAACGACTTATCATGCGGTGCTTGAAGCTCCAGCAGGGGTGGTCATGTCCGTGGAGCCATCAATGATCACATTCGCCAAAGGTAGTAGCACAAGCATGACATTTAGGGTGTCGTTTACTACAAGGCGGAGAGTGCAAGGCGGGTTTACCTTTGGGAGCTTGACATGGTCAGATGGAAATACCCACTCGGTTAGGATTCCTGTCGCGGTAAGAACTGTGATACAAGACTTTGTTGCGGATACATCTTAA